One window of the Tetragenococcus koreensis genome contains the following:
- a CDS encoding phytoene/squalene synthase family protein, whose product MTNEFERYKEDFLTCKKIIQQHSKSFYAAFSQLPKEKAWSIFAVYAFCRKADDLIDKHHDITGLLKLEQELQAFATGHIPNQAMWRALSVVFQNYDMPIQPFFDMLEGQKQDETFTQPETQAELIDYCYYVAGSVGLMLLPILSKNWRKITAQAKKMGEAMQLTNILRDIGEDFDNNRIYLPQEVLTKFGVSKRMLQQKKVTDEFIAAWEFEAHIAEKSYQNGLTMLPLIDQEARKAVVAASFFYRELLTQVSHTKSGR is encoded by the coding sequence ATGACCAATGAGTTTGAACGGTATAAAGAAGATTTTCTTACGTGCAAAAAGATAATTCAACAGCATTCAAAAAGCTTTTATGCGGCTTTTTCACAATTACCAAAAGAAAAAGCATGGAGCATTTTTGCGGTTTATGCGTTTTGTCGCAAGGCAGACGATTTAATTGATAAACATCACGATATTACAGGCCTGCTTAAATTAGAACAAGAACTCCAGGCGTTTGCAACAGGACATATACCCAATCAAGCGATGTGGCGCGCACTGTCAGTGGTATTTCAAAATTACGATATGCCTATACAGCCATTTTTCGACATGCTGGAAGGGCAAAAGCAAGATGAGACGTTTACTCAGCCTGAAACACAAGCTGAACTGATTGATTACTGTTATTATGTAGCAGGCTCAGTTGGGTTGATGTTGTTGCCGATACTTTCTAAAAATTGGCGGAAAATTACAGCACAAGCCAAAAAGATGGGCGAAGCGATGCAATTAACGAATATTTTGCGTGACATAGGAGAAGACTTTGATAACAATCGAATTTATTTGCCACAAGAAGTTCTAACTAAATTTGGCGTATCTAAGCGTATGCTGCAGCAAAAAAAGGTAACAGATGAATTTATTGCTGCATGGGAATTTGAAGCTCACATTGCTGAAAAGTCTTATCAAAACGGGTTAACCATGCTCCCCTTGATTGATCAAGAGGCACGCAAGGCGGTTGTGGCTGCTAGTTTCTTCTATCGCGAGTTATTAACTCAAGTTTCGCACACCAAATCTGGGAGATAA
- the msrA gene encoding peptide-methionine (S)-S-oxide reductase MsrA, whose amino-acid sequence MERTREEVLRELYNLIINKGTRDWERSVLTSTKDALEAGANVNAQLAKLEEKFRPLALRDNLTGDVADFYLKITGESVEEARFDFSKHSIEDFNYQDYAIFGGGCFWCMVEPFETKSGIDSVLSGYTGGHTPHPSYDQVLGGFTGHVEAVEIIFDTQMISYKELVDLYWQLIDPTDGLGQFQDRGYQYRPIIFVRNEQQRQIAEESKQKVIDSGRYKQPIVTEIQPASTFWPAENHYQQFYKKHYKRYKRIKRYRQRFLLYQYLKGEIRMRWKKGKT is encoded by the coding sequence ATGGAACGGACAAGAGAAGAGGTGCTAAGAGAACTTTATAATCTTATCATCAATAAGGGAACACGTGATTGGGAACGGTCTGTGTTAACTTCAACAAAGGATGCTTTGGAAGCAGGCGCCAACGTCAACGCTCAGCTTGCTAAATTGGAAGAAAAATTTCGTCCACTTGCCCTTAGAGATAACTTAACGGGGGATGTTGCTGATTTTTATTTAAAAATTACAGGGGAGTCAGTTGAAGAAGCACGTTTTGATTTTTCGAAACATAGTATTGAAGATTTTAACTATCAAGATTATGCGATATTTGGTGGCGGTTGTTTTTGGTGTATGGTAGAACCTTTTGAAACTAAGTCGGGCATTGATTCTGTTTTGTCAGGATATACGGGCGGACATACACCACATCCAAGTTATGACCAAGTACTTGGCGGTTTTACAGGCCATGTCGAAGCGGTTGAAATTATTTTTGATACGCAGATGATTAGCTATAAAGAATTAGTTGATTTATACTGGCAACTCATCGATCCAACAGATGGGTTAGGTCAATTTCAAGACAGAGGTTATCAATATAGACCAATTATTTTTGTGAGAAATGAACAACAAAGACAAATCGCCGAAGAATCAAAACAAAAAGTGATTGATTCTGGCAGATATAAACAACCGATCGTAACTGAAATTCAACCCGCAAGCACTTTTTGGCCGGCAGAAAACCACTATCAACAGTTCTATAAAAAGCACTATAAAAGATATAAAAGAATTAAGCGTTACCGTCAACGTTTTTTGCTTTATCAATATCTAAAAGGTGAAATTCGAATGAGATGGAAGAAAGGAAAAACTTAA
- a CDS encoding adenylyl-sulfate kinase, producing MKDSKVIVVSGMGGSGKTTIVKGLIKRYPNSKCLSFDDYDIDALPSAPAISTPIEIAVNQYDVSALLIDLKAAYGRYSYLFVDFPFGYKHKAIQEMVDKVIYVKTPLDICFARRLIRDFKGETTDNIQKMARHYLSFGRPIFIDYERFIIQDVDLVIDGALKSDENIEIIDTILP from the coding sequence AGTGGTAAAACCACTATCGTTAAGGGGCTGATCAAACGATATCCAAATAGTAAATGCTTATCGTTTGATGATTACGATATTGATGCTTTGCCCTCGGCGCCCGCTATTTCTACGCCTATTGAAATTGCAGTCAATCAATATGATGTTAGTGCGTTATTAATAGATCTTAAAGCAGCTTATGGTCGGTATTCTTACCTATTTGTTGATTTTCCCTTTGGTTATAAACATAAAGCAATCCAAGAAATGGTTGATAAGGTTATTTACGTTAAAACACCACTAGATATTTGCTTTGCTCGGAGATTGATACGAGATTTTAAAGGTGAAACTACTGATAATATACAAAAGATGGCTAGGCATTATTTGAGTTTCGGGCGTCCTATTTTTATAGACTATGAAAGATTTATTATACAAGATGTAGACTTAGTGATAGACGGCGCCTTAAAAAGTGATGAAAACATTGAAATTATTGACACTATACTTCCATAA
- a CDS encoding phytoene desaturase family protein, with translation MKKVLIVGAGVAGLTAAVRLQYLGYDVTLYEKNNQVGGKMNQIKEEGFCFDVGPTIVMMKDIYEEIFSFCQRNPADYLPMEKVDPMLHLYFFEEPPLSFSSDLTQLMHTLESISEEDAQGYLGFLSDIYKRYLIAKDAFITRSFRSFWDFYNPSSLMAGLKLRTFNDAYSSIVKFVKDERLRKSLAFQTLYIGVSPYQGPSLYTMIPMIELFYGVYFIKGGMYTLAQALERLFKELGGKLYCNTIVDEILIENKQAIGLQIGKETVFGDAIICGADFPYAMTALIPNENDRGKYTDKKIKKMEYSCSCFLMYLGVDKKYDVQALHSIYFAKDFKRNVDQLFEEGTLPDDPSFYIYVPTLMDESLAPSENEAVYILVPVPELSKFSDWSSATIEKYRTQVLNKLKEETIFKDIDEHIVFEKQYTPKDFQTDFNAYNGATFGLKPTLKQSNYYRPHNKFAYADHLYFCGSSTYPGAGVPIVMQSAKLAVEELLKDDQ, from the coding sequence ATGAAGAAAGTATTGATTGTAGGAGCTGGTGTTGCTGGTTTGACCGCTGCTGTGCGTTTACAGTATTTAGGTTATGATGTGACACTTTACGAAAAAAATAACCAAGTTGGCGGAAAAATGAATCAAATCAAGGAAGAAGGGTTCTGCTTTGATGTTGGTCCAACGATTGTTATGATGAAAGATATTTACGAGGAGATTTTTTCTTTCTGTCAGCGAAATCCAGCAGACTATTTACCAATGGAAAAAGTAGATCCCATGCTTCATTTATATTTTTTTGAAGAACCGCCACTGTCATTTTCTTCGGATTTAACTCAGTTGATGCATACCTTAGAATCAATTTCTGAAGAAGACGCCCAAGGATATTTAGGCTTTTTGTCTGATATTTATAAGCGTTATCTGATAGCTAAAGATGCTTTTATTACACGCTCATTTCGTTCATTTTGGGATTTTTATAATCCCAGTTCATTGATGGCTGGATTAAAACTGAGAACATTTAACGATGCATATAGTTCAATTGTAAAATTTGTAAAAGATGAACGGTTACGTAAATCGTTAGCTTTCCAGACCCTTTATATTGGTGTTTCACCATATCAGGGCCCTTCATTATATACAATGATACCTATGATTGAATTATTTTATGGTGTTTATTTTATTAAAGGAGGGATGTATACTCTTGCGCAAGCTTTAGAGCGATTGTTTAAAGAGCTTGGCGGTAAACTGTATTGTAATACAATTGTGGATGAAATTTTAATTGAAAACAAGCAAGCGATTGGGCTTCAAATCGGAAAGGAAACAGTTTTTGGCGATGCTATTATCTGTGGCGCAGATTTTCCTTACGCAATGACAGCACTTATTCCTAATGAAAATGACCGAGGAAAATATACTGATAAGAAAATTAAAAAAATGGAATATTCGTGTTCTTGTTTTTTGATGTATCTAGGGGTAGATAAAAAATATGATGTGCAGGCTTTGCATTCGATTTATTTTGCTAAAGATTTCAAACGTAATGTTGATCAATTATTTGAAGAAGGTACTCTTCCAGATGACCCCTCTTTTTATATTTATGTTCCGACATTGATGGATGAATCTTTGGCTCCATCCGAAAATGAAGCAGTCTATATCCTAGTTCCTGTTCCTGAGCTATCTAAGTTTTCAGACTGGAGTTCAGCTACGATTGAAAAGTACCGGACACAAGTGCTTAATAAACTAAAAGAAGAAACAATATTTAAAGATATTGATGAGCATATTGTCTTTGAAAAACAGTATACGCCTAAAGATTTCCAAACGGATTTTAACGCCTATAACGGAGCAACATTCGGTTTGAAACCGACGCTCAAGCAAAGTAATTATTATCGGCCGCATAACAAATTTGCCTATGCAGATCATTTATATTTTTGCGGGAGTAGTACTTATCCAGGAGCGGGCGTGCCAATCGTTATGCAAAGTGCCAAACTAGCAGTGGAGGAGTTGCTAAAAGATGACCAATGA